A window of Clostridium sp. 'White wine YQ' contains these coding sequences:
- a CDS encoding ATP-dependent helicase yields the protein MSYKLDKFQNEAVKAKSRNTLIVAAPGSGKTTVIINRVKHLLEELKVNSNNIFVITFTKAAANNMKDRFSRDNSNLKAPFFGTFHGLFYKLLMRHLGSINIISTSESYKIVENTLKVYIDEISEDKVKEMLNEISRFKTSLGEYKIDDIITNKCIENYEGYKMEKNLMDFDDLQIEMYKLLSEDKKVLEYYSNGLKYILVDEFQDCDLIQLKILKLLNSSNSLFCVGDEDQCIYGFRGSRPECMVNFKEEFGGEKVYLSYNYRSVSNIVKLSKNLIKNNLERNPKEIINYRGEEGNINISKPYNEKFQGEDIVNSIVKKNGQGIPLNNNVILYRTNIESRSISDELIARKIPFRFLDKEYNFFEHFICKDILAYLKLSIDPYDREAFKRIINKPFRYISKNNIESLSKLRERRNVFDDLIINGDFKSFQLNNLERLKKDISYLNKLSLPSAVDTVLNDLEYREYLREYGEKFRVASDDFERIIEEFRTIVLDFKSITTLLVHVEEVKEKLSNKERDFKEDGVLLSTIHGVKGMEFENVYILNCCEEVIPHANATDIEEERRLFYVAITRAINNLNIYAPKTLRGRFTETSPFIKELEFKGEPEEKSKLNKGDKIFHKSHGEGEIVSLKDDVVEIEFEDGVKRKFSLSILFLNRLIEVKE from the coding sequence ATGTCATATAAATTAGATAAATTTCAAAACGAAGCAGTAAAAGCAAAAAGTAGAAATACATTAATTGTTGCAGCTCCAGGAAGTGGAAAAACAACAGTAATAATAAATAGAGTCAAGCATTTATTAGAAGAGTTAAAGGTTAATTCAAACAATATATTTGTTATAACATTCACAAAGGCAGCAGCTAATAATATGAAGGATAGATTCTCAAGGGATAATTCTAATCTTAAGGCTCCTTTCTTTGGAACTTTTCATGGATTATTTTATAAACTTCTAATGAGACACTTAGGGAGCATTAATATAATTTCTACTAGTGAATCCTATAAAATAGTAGAAAATACCTTGAAAGTTTATATTGATGAAATTTCTGAAGACAAAGTAAAAGAAATGCTAAATGAGATTTCTAGATTTAAAACCTCTCTTGGAGAATATAAAATAGATGATATTATAACAAATAAATGCATTGAGAACTATGAAGGCTATAAGATGGAAAAGAATCTTATGGACTTTGATGATTTGCAGATTGAGATGTATAAACTACTTTCAGAGGATAAAAAGGTACTTGAATATTACTCAAATGGACTTAAGTATATCCTAGTAGATGAATTTCAAGATTGTGACCTTATACAATTAAAAATCTTAAAATTATTAAATAGTAGTAATTCCCTATTCTGCGTTGGGGATGAAGATCAATGTATATATGGTTTTAGAGGCTCAAGACCAGAGTGTATGGTTAATTTTAAAGAGGAATTTGGAGGAGAGAAGGTTTATTTGTCCTATAACTATAGAAGTGTATCCAATATAGTTAAGCTTTCAAAGAACTTAATTAAAAATAACCTAGAGAGAAATCCAAAGGAAATTATAAATTACAGGGGAGAAGAAGGAAATATTAATATATCTAAGCCTTATAATGAAAAATTTCAAGGGGAGGATATAGTAAACAGCATAGTAAAAAAGAATGGTCAAGGGATTCCACTAAATAATAATGTAATTCTTTATAGAACTAATATAGAATCTAGAAGTATAAGTGATGAACTTATAGCAAGAAAAATACCCTTTAGATTTTTAGATAAGGAGTATAACTTCTTTGAACACTTTATATGCAAAGATATATTAGCCTATTTAAAACTATCTATAGATCCCTATGATAGAGAAGCATTTAAAAGAATAATCAATAAGCCCTTTAGATATATAAGTAAGAATAATATAGAAAGTCTAAGCAAACTTAGGGAAAGAAGAAATGTATTTGATGACTTAATAATAAATGGAGATTTTAAAAGCTTTCAATTAAATAACTTAGAAAGACTAAAAAAAGATATATCATATTTAAATAAATTATCACTCCCCTCAGCAGTAGACACTGTACTTAATGACCTTGAGTATAGAGAATACCTAAGAGAATATGGTGAAAAGTTTAGGGTAGCAAGTGATGACTTTGAAAGAATAATTGAGGAATTTAGAACTATAGTTTTAGATTTTAAAAGCATAACAACGCTGCTTGTGCATGTAGAAGAGGTAAAAGAAAAGTTATCTAATAAAGAGAGAGACTTTAAAGAAGATGGGGTCCTCCTTAGTACAATACATGGAGTAAAAGGAATGGAGTTTGAGAATGTATATATTCTAAACTGCTGTGAAGAGGTAATCCCCCATGCAAACGCAACAGACATAGAAGAGGAAAGAAGATTATTTTATGTAGCCATTACCAGAGCTATAAATAATCTAAATATATATGCACCCAAAACCTTAAGAGGAAGATTTACAGAAACATCTCCCTTTATAAAAGAGCTTGAATTTAAAGGTGAACCGGAAGAAAAAAGCAAGCTAAATAAAGGTGATAAGATATTTCACAAAAGTCATGGTGAAGGGGAAATAGTATCCTTAAAAGATGACGTAGTTGAGATAGAATTTGAAGATGGAGTAAAGAGAAAGTTCTCCTTAAGTATATTGTTTTTAAATAGACTTATAGAGGTGAAGGAATAA
- a CDS encoding nicotinate phosphoribosyltransferase, whose product MTEFFDVRDERNLTMLVDFYELTMGNGYFNNNLKDQIAYFDMFFRRVPDGGGYCIMAGVEQLLHYFKNLKFTSEDIDYLRSKNIFTEEFLQYLKDFKFSCDVWAVPEGNPVFPNEPLVTVKGPVIQAQFVETMVLLTINHQTLIATKANRICRAANGKPVIELGSRRAQGYDGAIYGARAALIGGCVSTACTISEQLFNIPATGTMAHSWVQLFPTEYDAFKAWAETYPDNAVFLVDTYNVTKSGIPNAIKVFDEILTPMGYRPKGIRIDSGDITYLTKKCRKMLDDAGYSDCNIIISNSLDEYIISDVLKQGATIDSFGVGERLITAKSEPVFGGVYKLVAIDSENSIIPKIKISENNEKITNPGFKKLYRIFDKDSHMAIADLITLNNEIIDENEPLEIFHPIHTWKRKKITNFYVKDMMTQIFDNGKCVYDSPSVMDIKEFAARETEKLWPEVLRFENPHTYYVDLSENLWTLKQSLLHKYSNIYK is encoded by the coding sequence ATGACAGAATTCTTTGATGTTAGAGACGAAAGAAATCTTACTATGCTTGTGGATTTTTATGAGCTAACTATGGGAAATGGTTACTTTAATAATAACTTAAAGGATCAAATAGCTTATTTTGATATGTTCTTTAGACGTGTTCCTGATGGCGGTGGTTATTGTATCATGGCTGGTGTTGAACAACTGCTTCATTATTTTAAAAATCTAAAATTCACAAGTGAAGATATTGATTATTTAAGAAGTAAAAATATTTTCACGGAAGAATTTCTTCAATATTTAAAAGACTTCAAATTTTCATGTGATGTTTGGGCTGTACCTGAAGGAAACCCTGTTTTCCCAAATGAACCACTAGTTACTGTTAAAGGTCCAGTTATTCAAGCTCAATTTGTTGAAACTATGGTGCTTCTTACAATTAATCATCAAACATTAATTGCAACTAAGGCTAATAGAATATGCAGAGCTGCTAATGGTAAACCTGTAATTGAATTAGGTTCTAGAAGAGCTCAAGGTTATGATGGAGCTATTTACGGGGCTAGAGCTGCTTTAATTGGTGGATGCGTTTCTACTGCATGTACAATCTCAGAGCAACTATTTAACATTCCTGCAACTGGAACCATGGCTCACAGTTGGGTTCAGTTGTTCCCTACTGAATATGATGCATTTAAAGCTTGGGCTGAAACATACCCTGATAATGCTGTATTCCTAGTTGATACATATAATGTTACTAAGTCTGGAATTCCAAATGCTATAAAAGTATTTGATGAAATACTTACTCCAATGGGATATAGACCTAAAGGTATAAGAATTGACTCTGGTGATATAACTTATTTAACTAAGAAATGTAGAAAGATGCTTGATGATGCAGGTTATTCTGACTGTAATATAATTATCTCAAATTCTTTAGATGAGTATATTATTAGTGATGTTTTAAAGCAAGGTGCAACTATTGATAGCTTTGGAGTAGGTGAAAGACTTATTACAGCTAAAAGTGAACCCGTTTTTGGAGGAGTATACAAGCTAGTTGCTATAGATAGTGAAAATAGTATAATACCTAAGATTAAAATAAGTGAGAACAATGAAAAGATTACAAATCCAGGTTTTAAAAAGTTATACAGAATTTTTGATAAAGATTCTCATATGGCAATAGCGGATTTAATTACACTTAATAATGAAATAATAGATGAAAATGAGCCACTAGAGATTTTCCATCCAATTCATACCTGGAAGAGAAAGAAAATAACTAATTTTTATGTAAAAGATATGATGACTCAAATTTTTGACAATGGAAAATGCGTATATGATTCTCCATCTGTAATGGATATAAAAGAATTTGCTGCAAGAGAAACCGAAAAATTATGGCCTGAGGTACTTAGATTTGAAAATCCTCATACTTATTATGTTGATTTATCTGAAAACCTATGGACTCTAAAGCAAAGTTTACTTCATAAATATTCTAATATTTATAAATGA
- a CDS encoding Fur family transcriptional regulator, giving the protein MDNITAIFKEKKLKLTPQRIAVYKYLKGTKEHPSAEVIYKALQTEYPTMSLATVYKALKTLVEVGLVQEINVGEGNFRYDGTVSEHPHVQCINCTRVDDLSELDLTSLNVEAEKHSKYKVFSNKVYFYGVCDDCQQK; this is encoded by the coding sequence ATGGATAATATAACCGCTATTTTTAAAGAAAAGAAACTAAAGCTTACTCCCCAAAGAATTGCAGTTTATAAATATCTTAAAGGAACAAAGGAGCACCCTTCTGCTGAAGTAATTTATAAAGCACTTCAAACTGAATACCCAACTATGAGCCTTGCAACTGTTTACAAAGCATTAAAGACTTTAGTTGAAGTAGGCTTGGTTCAAGAAATAAATGTTGGAGAGGGAAACTTTAGATATGATGGTACAGTTTCAGAACATCCTCATGTTCAATGTATTAATTGTACTAGAGTAGATGATCTTTCTGAATTAGATCTTACTTCTCTAAATGTTGAAGCTGAAAAACATTCAAAATATAAAGTCTTCTCAAACAAAGTATATTTTTATGGCGTTTGTGATGATTGCCAACAAAAATAA
- a CDS encoding ABC transporter substrate-binding protein: protein MKKIVSTLLIISISSSFFLGCKKQTLSADDNIKILMEENKITTPENINKLIEGYKQKNSKIKVDIISKSNIYGSLKNKEVEPDIVISSRDTFIDIAEDNNFRFIDEIFEQEKFSDNFNNINRSSGRVNDRYYGLGLFPYTFDFIYNPDALGKLGIKVPQNSQEALGLLKKFRDSNIQIPYILPKDITVELALSTYIANYLLLPSELRESYKSGKEDYQKITKMETLFSTMKSFVDSGYFNKGLFKETSIDGIKELEKGSIPIIFGTSYLSKNINENSPLRSYSNINLSENINYSPTGISAMVSLYANGKNKEGGRKFIDYLMKEEAYETLSKEGIITGNKSLDEKLKGTRAEMALELKNANENNLFYFYNLPSKYVELIKNKLNEISSGKYSGEAWKEVIDAANKS, encoded by the coding sequence ATGAAAAAAATAGTATCAACTTTACTTATAATATCAATATCGTCCAGTTTTTTTCTTGGATGTAAAAAGCAAACTCTTAGCGCTGATGATAATATTAAGATTTTGATGGAAGAAAATAAAATTACCACCCCAGAAAATATAAATAAATTAATTGAAGGATATAAGCAGAAAAACTCAAAGATAAAGGTAGATATTATTAGTAAGTCTAATATTTATGGGAGTTTAAAAAATAAAGAAGTTGAACCAGATATAGTGATTTCCTCAAGGGATACATTTATTGACATTGCTGAAGATAACAATTTTAGATTTATTGATGAAATATTTGAACAAGAAAAATTCAGTGATAATTTTAATAATATCAATAGATCTAGTGGAAGAGTTAATGATAGATACTATGGTCTAGGATTATTTCCATATACCTTTGACTTTATATATAATCCTGATGCACTAGGGAAGCTTGGTATAAAAGTTCCACAGAATTCTCAAGAAGCTTTAGGCTTATTAAAAAAGTTTAGAGATAGCAATATACAGATTCCATATATATTACCAAAGGATATTACAGTGGAGTTAGCTTTATCTACATATATTGCAAATTACCTTTTGCTACCTAGTGAATTAAGGGAAAGCTATAAATCAGGTAAAGAGGATTATCAGAAAATAACCAAAATGGAAACCTTGTTTAGTACAATGAAATCCTTTGTTGATAGTGGTTATTTTAATAAAGGGTTATTTAAAGAGACATCTATCGATGGAATAAAAGAACTAGAAAAAGGCAGCATACCTATTATATTTGGAACATCATACCTTTCAAAAAATATTAATGAAAATAGTCCACTTAGAAGTTATTCAAATATAAATCTAAGTGAAAATATTAACTATTCACCAACTGGAATAAGTGCAATGGTTTCTCTATATGCTAATGGGAAAAATAAAGAAGGTGGCAGAAAATTTATAGATTATTTAATGAAAGAGGAAGCATATGAAACCCTATCAAAAGAAGGTATAATAACAGGTAATAAGTCATTAGATGAAAAGCTTAAGGGAACGCGAGCAGAAATGGCTTTAGAGCTTAAAAATGCAAATGAAAATAATTTATTCTACTTTTATAATTTGCCTTCAAAATATGTGGAACTAATAAAAAATAAATTGAACGAAATAAGTTCAGGAAAATATTCTGGAGAAGCTTGGAAAGAAGTTATAGATGCAGCTAATAAATCATAA